TTCAACAAATAAATGTTCATCTTAACTCTTCCACAGCCTGGCAGTGTGTGCTCCGAGACATCAGGTCAACACAAAACAGTGAACGTAATGACCGTGGACCACAGGAATATGTGGAGAagaacccaaaccctaacctaCATTGTAAGTTGTATTGTaacaaaaatatgtgtaattcaccCTTATGTCACATGAATTAGGAACATGGACAACTATAAGGCAGtaactgttgtttttgtgtcttcttttttttctttttgcagctTTCACACCAGTGGACTTGAGTGACCTCAAAAAACGCAACACACAGGACGCCAAGAAATCTTAGTCTTACCTATGATGACCCATCCGCTTTTTTCCACCCTTTATCCTCAAGAACTCTTCACCCATCAGCCCTCTGTCAGCCAGAAAGTTAGCCCTGTTGGCCAGTCTAAGACAGAATGCAAATCTTGTGTCTATACTCTGGACCATAGCAAtccctgtcttttttttttttttttaatcctctgcaactaagaaggaaagaaaaacttgGATttctgggagaaaaaaaatctcccctctCT
This window of the Cololabis saira isolate AMF1-May2022 chromosome 21, fColSai1.1, whole genome shotgun sequence genome carries:
- the mcrip1 gene encoding mapk-regulated corepressor-interacting protein 1, which encodes MTSSSAPRMVNSYKRTSSPRSPTNSGELFTPAHEENVRFIHDTWQCVLRDIRSTQNSERNDRGPQEYVEKNPNPNLHSFTPVDLSDLKKRNTQDAKKS